In the Oscarella lobularis chromosome 9, ooOscLobu1.1, whole genome shotgun sequence genome, TAATTTCTGTTTAGGAGTGAAAGTGGGCTTCTGGCGCGGCCCGATGCCCTGTGGCTGTCAAAATATCTTTTGAAGTCTTGCACTCCGACTACtaccttcttctctttcagcgAGAGATTGCCGTCTGCACTCGTTCTCagaacgaagcgacgaacgaacTAAAGGGGGCGTTTTTTATGTTGAGggtggtgacgtcatcgtcgagaGATCCCGTTCAGTGGTCAGTTGAGTGAGCCTTCAGTGAAATCGGCCTATacaagacaattttaaccGATGCGCCGACGAGACTATAATCTCCTTTCCGCCGTTAGTAGAGGAGACATCGACAAAGTAAGAAGGCTCGTGCTCGAAGGCGCCAAGCTCTCTTTGACAGGTAAACGACTCAAGGCAATTGGTTTCTAATTGGCTAAATGCTGTGCAGGATTGCGCCCGCTTCAATTGGCTTGTGAGAAGAGATACAATGACCTTGCTCTCTTCCTGGTCGAAAACGGGGCACCTATAAGCAAGGTCCGTCGTTTCTGCGGCTTCGTACCAGCTAGGCTTGAAGTTTTCCCAAGCAAGTCTTTTTGACGTTGTGCGTGCTTTTACCTGTATAGGAAACTTTCTATTGTGCGTATGAGAATAGACTCTCCATTTCGACAATTGTCGAAATGATTACTCGGAGCCCTCGGGTAATGAATATATAAAATTAGCCCTATTAAAGATCATAAACATCTAATAACTTCAGGTTGGGAGTTTCGCACTTCTTCATGCTTGTAAGAGCGACCACGTTAAACTAGAAAGAGTACTGATTGGCGTTGGTGCAAACGTCAACATAGCAGACAAAGTATGAGTCATAAGCTAATGCGTATTTAATTAGatgttatttaattaaatttttagtTTCGGAGGCTTCTTTTGTTAGCTGCGTGTGAAAGGAGTAACGTGAAAATCTCTCATCTCATGattgacgctggagcggatATAAACACAGCCGACGAAGTATAAAGTTATAATAAAttcttttcgtttcattTAATTAGTGTGATATGAAACTTTAGTTTGGTAACTTTCCCTTGTTGGCTGCTTGCGAAAATGGTGACATAGAAATTGCTAAAGTCCTGATTAACGCTGAAGCGGATGTCAAGAGAACAGGCGAGGTATGCAGCCATGATTTTCtgtaaaaaatttatttttagtatACGTTCTCTAGTTTGGGAGATCTCCTTTATTGGCAGCATGCGAGAACGACGCAGAAATTGTTAAACTTCTGattgacgctggagcggatgtcaATGGGGCAGACGAGGTATATGTAACCGAATTATTTTATCCGCTTTAAATTTTGAACGTACGAAAGCTTGGGAGATTTCCTTTGCTGGCTGCGTGTCAGAAAAGTGACATGCAAATCGTTAAATTGCTTATTCTTGCTGGAGCGGAGGTCAAAAAAGTAGACGAGGTGTTTATTCGTAAATTGCTCAATCCTCAATTTAATCAGCAGTTTAACTTTAAGAATGAGATGTTTGCTTTATTGGCTGCATGCGAATGTGAGACTAGCGAGGTAGAAATTGTTGAATTACTTATTGCTGCTGGAGCGGAGGTCAATAGAGCAGACGCGGTTTGTAGCCTAAGTTAATTCTAAATCACGATTATCAATGTCCGTTGCAAACTTTAGTACGAGAAATTTCCTTTGTTGGCTGCGTGTAGGAAGAATGACGTAAAAACTGCTAAACTACTGATTGACGCTGGAGCGAATATCAGGAAGACTGACAAGGTAGCTATTATTGTTTTTGAACATGCAAGAAAATTGAAACATTAGTTCGGAGCATTTCCTTTGTTGGTTGCGTGCGAAGAAAGGGCTATAGAATGTGTCAAATTACTGATTGATGCTGGAATAGATATCAAAGAAGCAGACGAGGTATGAAGTCGTGAATCGTTGTTAAGTGAAGCATTACTTTTGAATTGAAGTTGCTTCGGAGATTTCCTCTGATGTTGACTGCCTGTCAAAAAAGTGACGTATACTTCGCTAAAACACTAATTGAAGCTGGAGTTGATGTCAATCAAGAAGCCAACGATATTTTCAAGTATAATTTTTGAGATGCTTGTCTAATTTTTGTTAAAAGTTACTCTAGGAGAGTTCCGTTGTTGGAAGCGTGTGAACAGAATAACGTTGAAGTCGTTAAAATTCTTATTGACGCGGGAGCACATGTTAATACGGCAGATGTAGTACGTTTGCTATTAATTGACTGTGAGTCACTTTTTTTACCTTGCCAATGGCCATCTGTAGTATGGAAACTTTCCTTTGCTTGTTGCTTGTGATAAAAGTGCAGTAGAAATTGTGAAGATACTGATCAATAAGGGTGCAAACTGCACCAAAGAAGACGTGGTACGTGGTAATATTTGTAAGACTTTTCCTCCCAAGTCTTGTTTGTAATTTAGTACGGGATGTTTCCTTTGCTGACGGCGTGTGAGAAGGGTAATTACGAAATTGTTCGAATACTGATAAACGCAGGAGCAGATATCAATAAGCGAGTTGTGGTAGGTGATTGTGAGCTGAATTGTTAGACTAGCTTTTAAATTGCAATTTGGCCATTATAGCATGGGGTACTTCCTTGGTTGGTAGAGAATGATTTTGGTTGCGCGAAAAATACAATCAGATTGATTGACGCTGGAGCAGATGCCTCTAAAGCAGACAAGGTATCTAGTTATCTATGTATCTGTTTAATAAGACTATCACGAGTTTAAAAAACCAGCTTGGAAAAACTCCTTTGTTAGCGGCATGTGAAATAGGCAGCATAAAAATTGCCAATTTACTCATTGACGCAGGGGCAGATGTCAATAAGGCGGACGTGGTATCTTATCATGACTGCATCACTTTATGGCTTGCTTTTGACTAGTGAAACTTTGAATCTGTAGTCTGGAATAGTTCCTTTAATACCAGCTTGTGAAAGAGGTGACTTTGAAATGGCAAAATTACTGATCAATGCAGGTGTGGATGCCAGTAAGGCATACAAGGTAGTCACATATTTTATTATAACTTGTTATGGAATAACATTGAAACTGTAGCTCAAGAGATCTCCTTTGTTAGTTTCATCTGAAAGAGGATATGTTGAAATCGCAAAGTTACTGATCGACGCAGGAGGAGATGTCAATGAGGCAGATGAGGTACTCTAACTTGGTCAAAGCATTACGACTTGCATTTTTGACTAACGTACTTTATGACTTTAGTTTGGCAACGTACCCTTATTAGCAGCATGCAGAAATGGCCACATAAAGTTTGTAAAAATGCTGATTAACGCCGGAGCAAATGTGTATAAGGCCAACAAGGAATGTAGTATTTTGCATGTTTTTATATACGTAACATACCTGATGTTTTAGGCGGGAAGAACTGCGTTGTATACTGCTTGTACTTACGGCCATTATTCAATTGGAGTAATGctgacgaatttcttcacaATTACAAAACGTTCTTCTGATGTGAGAGTACTTCTATAAGAGTATCAGTATAATAATCGCTCTCTTTAGTCCGACGAATCAATTCTTAAGGTCATTCTGAAACGACACCGATTATCTACTGGTTgcaattaatttagaatagTTTCGCTTGTTATACGTCTTGCGCTGATTTGCTTTAGAAATTTCAAGGGATGCTATTACTCTGGTTAGGATGATTGTTACGCGATCGCCTTTTCTCACAAATCTTCGATATGAGGTACATGCGTCATGTAATTTTAATTATGACCAATCGAAAATTTTGCAACGAGCGCTCTTTCTGTGTATATTAGGGTGACTACCTTTTTCATGAATTGCCTTGCCCTGTAAAACTTCAGCGTGTTTTAGTTGGCGTTTGGGTTAGTCAATATTTCTCCGGACGAATTTTAAACAAGAAGATTTGCTATATAGGTTCAATATCGTTATCGAGAGCTTTACGCGCAAGGCACAACAAAACCAAACGCAGTTAAAATTTGCCTTATCGGAGAAGCTAGAGCAGGCAAAACAACTCTCATAAAATCTTTGCGAGACGTCGACTGGAAAGATGGAGGCGATGACCGGCGCACAGCCAGCGTTGACGTTACCAAAACAAATGTCAAATCCATGGGCGAACTTGTGTTTTGCGATTTTGCAGGCCAGCCGTTTTTTCACAAAACGCACgggcttttcttttcaacatctTCAACGATATTTCTTCTAGtagttgacgtcacgctcgACGATGAGAAGTTAAGAAGATCAAGTCACTACTGGATATCATTTGTAAAATGCAGCGTGTCACTTTCGGGAAAGGCATACGTATTAGTAATTGGCAGTAGAAAAGATCTGCTACCGCAGTCGTCTTTGACAACGGCTCAAATGAGAATATCGAGTCTTGTTGCTTATCTCAAGTCTACGTTTGGGCGATGGTTTAACTTTTCTGAgaattcttttgttttaAATTGTCGACAGCGACGCTCAATCGAAATAAGCCTACTTTGGCAAACCCTTCGTAAAGTGAAAAGTAATACTCTCAAGGTAAATAATAGAATGCGATGCGAGTAGTCCTTCCAATGCATAAATTGGAAGCATTACACTTCATTTTAATTATCTGTTATTTAAGGCTGCCGAAAAAGTTCCAAGCATTGTTGAAACGGCAAAGGAGCATCTTTTGCCACTTCTGCGAAATGTTGGCTATACGAAAATTTCACTGTTACAAAGGGTCATTAGtttcatttcttcgacgGTGTCCAACAGCCATCGGCTTGCTCAAGAAGTAcgagaaaatatttcttttgtCTTACGAAGCCATGGTATTTTCAATGGAAACCAGGCAAGTTGATGGTTATATTCTGTAGACACGACCAGTTTCTTTTACGTGCCAATATAGATGAGCAATGTTCGCTTTATCAACGCTGACGTTTTTAAAAGCATTATGTTAGAGAGCGTCTGTGCTGGTTTCTCAGAGCAGGTTCAGAGTCTTCTTGTTGAATTTTTACAAGCAACAGGAGAAGTAATAGTATAACgctgtcatttttttttcaattaaatttaaaGTTTCATTTAGATTCTTGTTATTGGCGATACCGTTATTTTGGATCCTCCTTGGCTCTGTCAGAGCGTTGTTGGTCCGCTTTTGTCTCCTAAGGATTTTCCAATTCATCTTGATTTCTCTTTATCTGGCACAgccaataaagaaaatattcaaaGTGTCCTCGAAATATTCAACAAGCAAAAGTGGGTTGATGTTGACCATACGATCTCACTTCTGCGTCGTTTGGAGATATGCTATCTGGTTTCAGAGCAAACAGAAACGTACCAGTTTCCGGCATTAATCGAGGAACAGCGCCCACCTCACGCTTGGCGTGAAAATCCTGAAATGACAGTCTACGTTGGACGCCGTTTAATGAGCGAAGAAATAACGGACATAATAACTCCAGGGACTATGCCATTCATTCAAAGCAGTGCACGAAACGCTTCATGCTTTCGTCCCTTAGAGCCCATTGTTTGGCAAGGTGGTATATTGATCAAAAGGACAATCGGCTCTCATTTCGTTGAAGGGATGATTGCATTTCAGGATCGCGAAAAGGCGATCGATTTCATTGTTCGTGGTCCCGAGCATTCTGAGCAGCAATGCATGAAGCACCTACGCGATTTAATGGACGTAGGAATAAAAGTTCTTCTAGTAAAGAGTCCAGGAACGACTCGAACTCTTTGGTACATCAGCCGCACGGAATTAGTGGCGCTAAAAGACTTTCCTCTTGCACACAAATCGCAGATTGTTGAAGAGACGATTAAAATTTCACAATTCTCAAGCGCAAAAGTGCACCAGAAAGGGATTGAAGACACATTGAAAGATCTCCTTGCTCTTCCGCACGATCATTTTACGTTTATTCCTTGCGAAGCTCTCTGCACCGTCAGCAAACTTCTTGACAAGGACACTGAAGGAAGATCGGCATTAGTAAAGCGTTTGCCAGGTTTTTCATCCGTTGACAGACATCACTGTGAAACTGCCAAGCAAATTCTTACTCGATGGAGTGAACGTCTTGAAGCAAGAACTAGCAGCTTTGTGGACATCGTGCAAGAGATGGACTTGCTCTATGTCTTGGCTATTCTAAATGATAGCAGCGTTATTGAGCTTTCTGATAAAAAGGTGCTGTACGCATAGAATAGTTTTTTAGAATAATTAATCGTTTCTTACAGAAAAGAGATGCTCAAAAAGATTTGAcgtttttggaagaaaattcTGCGTCTGCAATCGCAGCGAGTACGTATAGTCTTTTGTAAAGGCTTGTTGTCATTTATACTCACTTGCAGGTCGACGTACTCGTATGGCAGTGGAAAGACCTACTGACTTCACAGATTCGGCATCAGGTTTGGCTTCGCGTAGAGTAAATTGCTGGGTCCGTCCAATATAGCTAATAAGTAAAATGAGTAGAGCGCTTTTATTACAAGCATGGAACTATATTCATGTATACATAGATTAAGATCGTTTCTTTAGAATTGTATTTTGACATGCCGGTCACTAAGGACGAAATAATAGAAGCAGCAAAACGAATTCCCGCTGAATGGCGTCGCATTGGACGAATTTTAGGTCCGGAACCAACTTTTAGAGAATATCATTTAGACGAGTGTGAGACAGAGCGTGAACTTCGCGATCGCGCTCAGAAAATGCTAAATAAATGGACAGAAAAGCACGGCGTTCGAGCCACTCGAAGGCATCTTATTGAAGCGATGATCAAAGAGAACCTCAAAGCACGAATATCGGAGATCTTTCTTGTTGCGAACGTTTCAGATTTCTtgccaaaaaaataattgctAATGCTATGAGGATATGGTACCCTTATCATGTGAGCTGACTGTCTCTACGTGGGCTGTTTTTACTGCCCATCGATTTACTGTTTGTACATATGACTGctctttagatttttttgtatGCAGTAGCGGTGTACTATACATCTATAGACGGGTTCTtattgtatttattttttttatatttagctTTGATAGACTAGAGGACGTTGTCCGTGATATTATGCAGCTAGTAGTGGAGTTTGAAATTAGACCACAGCGTTAGCAGTGCGTGCATGACGTTGCTAATTCTGTCCATAGATTAAATCT is a window encoding:
- the LOC136191274 gene encoding uncharacterized protein isoform X1 — encoded protein: MRRRDYNLLSAVSRGDIDKVRRLVLEGAKLSLTGLRPLQLACEKRYNDLALFLVENGAPISKETFYCAYENRLSISTIVEMITRSPRVGSFALLHACKSDHVKLERVLIGVGANVNIADKFRRLLLLAACERSNVKISHLMIDAGADINTADEFGNFPLLAACENGDIEIAKVLINAEADVKRTGEFGRSPLLAACENDAEIVKLLIDAGADVNGADELGRFPLLAACQKSDMQIVKLLILAGAEVKKVDEVFIRKLLNPQFNQQFNFKNEMFALLAACECETSEVEIVELLIAAGAEVNRADAYEKFPLLAACRKNDVKTAKLLIDAGANIRKTDKFGAFPLLVACEERAIECVKLLIDAGIDIKEADELLRRFPLMLTACQKSDVYFAKTLIEAGVDVNQEANDIFKRVPLLEACEQNNVEVVKILIDAGAHVNTADVYGNFPLLVACDKSAVEIVKILINKGANCTKEDVYGMFPLLTACEKGNYEIVRILINAGADINKRVVHGVLPWLVENDFGCAKNTIRLIDAGADASKADKLGKTPLLAACEIGSIKIANLLIDAGADVNKADVSGIVPLIPACERGDFEMAKLLINAGVDASKAYKLKRSPLLVSSERGYVEIAKLLIDAGGDVNEADEFGNVPLLAACRNGHIKFVKMLINAGANVYKANKAGRTALYTACTYGHYSIGVMLTNFFTITKRSSDSDESILKVILKRHRLSTEISRDAITLVRMIVTRSPFLTNLRYEGDYLFHELPCPVKLQRVLVGVWVQYRYRELYAQGTTKPNAVKICLIGEARAGKTTLIKSLRDVDWKDGGDDRRTASVDVTKTNVKSMGELVFCDFAGQPFFHKTHGLFFSTSSTIFLLVVDVTLDDEKLRRSSHYWISFVKCSVSLSGKAYVLVIGSRKDLLPQSSLTTAQMRISSLVAYLKSTFGRWFNFSENSFVLNCRQRRSIEISLLWQTLRKVKSNTLKAAEKVPSIVETAKEHLLPLLRNVGYTKISLLQRVISFISSTVSNSHRLAQEVRENISFVLRSHGIFNGNQMSNVRFINADVFKSIMLESVCAGFSEQVQSLLVEFLQATGEILVIGDTVILDPPWLCQSVVGPLLSPKDFPIHLDFSLSGTANKENIQSVLEIFNKQKWVDVDHTISLLRRLEICYLVSEQTETYQFPALIEEQRPPHAWRENPEMTVYVGRRLMSEEITDIITPGTMPFIQSSARNASCFRPLEPIVWQGGILIKRTIGSHFVEGMIAFQDREKAIDFIVRGPEHSEQQCMKHLRDLMDVGIKVLLVKSPGTTRTLWYISRTELVALKDFPLAHKSQIVEETIKISQFSSAKVHQKGIEDTLKDLLALPHDHFTFIPCEALCTVSKLLDKDTEGRSALVKRLPGFSSVDRHHCETAKQILTRWSERLEARTSSFVDIVQEMDLLYVLAILNDSSVIELSDKKKRDAQKDLTFLEENSASAIAASRRTRMAVERPTDFTDSASELYFDMPVTKDEIIEAAKRIPAEWRRIGRILGPEPTFREYHLDECETERELRDRAQKMLNKWTEKHGVRATRRHLIEAMIKENLKARISEIFLVANVSDFLPKK
- the LOC136191274 gene encoding uncharacterized protein isoform X2; its protein translation is MRRRDYNLLSAVSRGDIDKVRRLVLEGAKLSLTGLRPLQLACEKRYNDLALFLVENGAPISKETFYCAYENRLSISTIVEMITRSPRVGSFALLHACKSDHVKLERVLIGVGANVNIADKFRRLLLLAACERSNVKISHLMIDAGADINTADEFGNFPLLAACENGDIEIAKVLINAEADVKRTGEFGRSPLLAACENDAEIVKLLIDAGADVNGADELGRFPLLAACQKSDMQIVKLLILAGAEVKKVDENEMFALLAACECETSEVEIVELLIAAGAEVNRADAYEKFPLLAACRKNDVKTAKLLIDAGANIRKTDKFGAFPLLVACEERAIECVKLLIDAGIDIKEADELLRRFPLMLTACQKSDVYFAKTLIEAGVDVNQEANDIFKRVPLLEACEQNNVEVVKILIDAGAHVNTADVYGNFPLLVACDKSAVEIVKILINKGANCTKEDVYGMFPLLTACEKGNYEIVRILINAGADINKRVVHGVLPWLVENDFGCAKNTIRLIDAGADASKADKLGKTPLLAACEIGSIKIANLLIDAGADVNKADVSGIVPLIPACERGDFEMAKLLINAGVDASKAYKLKRSPLLVSSERGYVEIAKLLIDAGGDVNEADEFGNVPLLAACRNGHIKFVKMLINAGANVYKANKAGRTALYTACTYGHYSIGVMLTNFFTITKRSSDSDESILKVILKRHRLSTEISRDAITLVRMIVTRSPFLTNLRYEGDYLFHELPCPVKLQRVLVGVWVQYRYRELYAQGTTKPNAVKICLIGEARAGKTTLIKSLRDVDWKDGGDDRRTASVDVTKTNVKSMGELVFCDFAGQPFFHKTHGLFFSTSSTIFLLVVDVTLDDEKLRRSSHYWISFVKCSVSLSGKAYVLVIGSRKDLLPQSSLTTAQMRISSLVAYLKSTFGRWFNFSENSFVLNCRQRRSIEISLLWQTLRKVKSNTLKAAEKVPSIVETAKEHLLPLLRNVGYTKISLLQRVISFISSTVSNSHRLAQEVRENISFVLRSHGIFNGNQMSNVRFINADVFKSIMLESVCAGFSEQVQSLLVEFLQATGEILVIGDTVILDPPWLCQSVVGPLLSPKDFPIHLDFSLSGTANKENIQSVLEIFNKQKWVDVDHTISLLRRLEICYLVSEQTETYQFPALIEEQRPPHAWRENPEMTVYVGRRLMSEEITDIITPGTMPFIQSSARNASCFRPLEPIVWQGGILIKRTIGSHFVEGMIAFQDREKAIDFIVRGPEHSEQQCMKHLRDLMDVGIKVLLVKSPGTTRTLWYISRTELVALKDFPLAHKSQIVEETIKISQFSSAKVHQKGIEDTLKDLLALPHDHFTFIPCEALCTVSKLLDKDTEGRSALVKRLPGFSSVDRHHCETAKQILTRWSERLEARTSSFVDIVQEMDLLYVLAILNDSSVIELSDKKKRDAQKDLTFLEENSASAIAASRRTRMAVERPTDFTDSASELYFDMPVTKDEIIEAAKRIPAEWRRIGRILGPEPTFREYHLDECETERELRDRAQKMLNKWTEKHGVRATRRHLIEAMIKENLKARISEIFLVANVSDFLPKK